One window of the Xiphophorus couchianus chromosome 12, X_couchianus-1.0, whole genome shotgun sequence genome contains the following:
- the LOC114154915 gene encoding tumor necrosis factor ligand superfamily member 15-like has protein sequence MKEEDSCRCDYEGGAEPETETEAEAEAGLRCQKSRHIQLQRERHRRRMAQFVAAALLLLLCGILAVFLTLRLETPCDCATDSQSKSESDSQSSGVAEKLQQPQSAQRLPSAMLTAPKGNITNGRYLLWQHTLGEAHIDGGFRYSNGSLMVPRKGLYRVFLQALYEIESSDCDRTPFLVVSSWVYVFRQGDGKDRPLLTAVDTVACKQNVKKSLFTSGIFKLDTNDKLHVTSSHPDLMRKNEFQSFFGAQLVFDDWTQEPLTGS, from the exons ATGAAGGAGGAGGACAGCTGCCGGTGTGACTATGAGGGAGGAGCGgagccagagacagagacagaggcaGAGGCAGAGGCAGGCCTTCGGTGCCAGAAGAGCCGACACATTCAGCTCCAGAGGGAAAGGCACCGACGACGGATGGCCCAGTTTGTGGCAGCGGCGCTCCTTCTGCTGCTTTGCGGAATTCTGGCGGTATTCCTGACGCTCAGACTAGAGACGCCGTGCGACTGTGCTACTGACAGTCAG agcAAGTCTGAGTCTGACAGCCAGTCATCAG GTGTTGCTGAAAAGCTGCAACAACCTCAAAGTGCACAGAGGCTTCCGAGCGCCATGTTGACAG CTCCAAAGGGTAACATCACGAATGGAAGATATCTTCTTTGGCAACACACATTAGGAGAGGCGCACATTGATGGAGGTTTCAGGTACTCCAACGGGAGTCTGATGGTGCCCAGAAAGGGCCTCTACAGAGTCTTCCTGCAGGCCCTCTATGAGATTGAGAGCAGTGACTGTGATCGTACACCTTTCCTGGTGGTCTCTAGCTGGGTGTATGTCTTCAGACAAGGTGACGGAAAGGACCGACCGCTCCTGACAGCAGTGGATACAGTGGCTTGCaagcaaaatgtaaagaaatctCTCTTCACATCTGGCATATTTAAGCTGGATACTAATGACAAATTACATGTAACTTCTTCTCATCCAGACCTTATGCGTAAAAATGAGTTTCAGTCATTCTTTGGAGCTCAGCTCGTGTTCGATGATTGGACTCAGGAGCCACTAACTGGCTCCTGA